CCGGCGCGGCCCGTGCGGCCGATGCGGTGCGTGTAGTCGACGGCCGAACGGGGCAAGTCGTAGTTGACGACGGCCGGCAGGCCGGCGATGTCGATGCCGCGCGCGGCCACGTCGGTGGCCACCAGCACCTGCAGCCGGCAGGCCTTGAAGTCGGCCAGCAGCTGGCTACGCGTGCCCTGGCTGAATTCGCCGTGGAAGGCGCCCACGTGCAGTCCCGCGCGCTGCAGCTTGTCGGCCACGTGTTCGGCCGCGTACTTGGTGGCGACGAACACCAGCACGCGCTCCCACTGCTGCTGCAGGATCAGGTAGCGCAGCAGCTGCGTGCGACGGGGCACGTCGACCGTGATGGCGCGCTGCACGATATCGGGCTTGTCCTGCGCTTCGGACGCCACCTCGATGCGCACGGGGTCCTGGAGCAGGCTGTCGGCCAGCGCCTGCACGCTGTCGGGGAAGGTGGCGGAAAAGAACAGGTTTTGCCGCTGTTTGGGCAGCAGCGCCAGGATGGCGTTGATCTCGTCGCTGAAACCCATGTCGAGCAGACGGTCGGCTTCATCGAGCACGCACAGCGACACGCCGCCCAGCTTCACGGCGTTCTGGCGCACCAGGTCCAGCAGGCGGCCCGGCGTGGCGACGACGATATCGGCGCCGCCGCGCAAGTCCATCATCTGCGGATTGATCGACACGCCGCCGAACAGCACGGAAATCTTCAGTTTCACGGGCAGCGGCTTGGCCAGCGCGTGCACCGTCTGCCCCACTTGCGCGGCCAGCTCGCGCGTGGGCACGAGGATCAGCGCGCGC
This window of the Janthinobacterium agaricidamnosum genome carries:
- a CDS encoding DEAD/DEAH box helicase; translated protein: MPFSSLGLIPALVRAVDKAGYAAPTAIQAAAIPAILRGSDVLGAAQTGSGKTAAYALPLLQALMAPASGPRQVRALILVPTRELAAQVGQTVHALAKPLPVKLKISVLFGGVSINPQMMDLRGGADIVVATPGRLLDLVRQNAVKLGGVSLCVLDEADRLLDMGFSDEINAILALLPKQRQNLFFSATFPDSVQALADSLLQDPVRIEVASEAQDKPDIVQRAITVDVPRRTQLLRYLILQQQWERVLVFVATKYAAEHVADKLQRAGLHVGAFHGEFSQGTRSQLLADFKACRLQVLVATDVAARGIDIAGLPAVVNYDLPRSAVDYTHRIGRTGRAGESGTAISFVTADTEAHFRLIENRNDLRIVREVVAGFEPTELPAPVHPVTDAVNGGVKGARKSKKDKLREAAAMAAKATGDN